The genomic DNA TGGAAGATGCATACTTCAAAGAAAGAGCAGCAGATGTAAAAGATGTAACTCAAAGATTAATTCGTTATGTATTAAAAATGCCAGTTTTAGATTTAGCATCAATTAGTAGTGAAGTTATAATTGTTGCAGAAGACTTAACACCAAGTCAAACAGCACAATTGAACCCAAAATATGTCAAAGGTTTTGCATGTAATGTTGGGGGAAGAACAAGTCATGCTGCAATTATGGCAAGAAGTTTAGAAATTCCTGCAGTTTTAGGTTTAAGAACAATTTTATCAACAGCTAAAGAAGGAGATGTTTTAGCAATTGATGGAAGTACAGGAGATGTTGAAATTAATCCTTCTGACAAATCAGTTTGAGAAGCAAAAGCAAAAAAATTCCTTGAAGAAAAAGCAGAGTTAGAACAATTTAAAACAAAATCAACAATTACAAAAGATGGATATGATAAATTCATTTTAGAAGGAAATATAGGTAGTCCAAAAGATGTTGCAGCTGTTTTAGAAAATGGTGGAGAAGGAGTTGGACTATTTAGATCTGAATTCTTATACATGGACAATGATCATTTCCCAACTGAAGAAGAACAATTTGAAGCTTACAAAAAAGTTGTAAGTGATATGAATGGTAAAATGACTGTTATTAGAACACTTGATATTGGTGGAGATAAAAAGCTAAGTTATTTTGCATTCCCAGAAGAAATGAACCCATTTTTAGGATATCGTGCTATTAGATTTACAATGGATAGAAAAGACATCTTTAGAGATCAAATTAGAGCATTATTAAGAGCAAGTGCATTTGGACCTGTTGGAATTATGTTTCCAATGATAGCAACAATTGATGAATTTGTTAGTGCAAAAAAATTCACTCTTGAATGTAAAGCAGAACTCGAAAAAGAAGGGGTTGCAGTTGGAAAAGATTTAGAAATTGGTATGATGGTAGAAATTCCTGCAGCTGCAGTTAATGCCGAAAACTTTGCAAAACATGCAGACTTCTTTAGTGTTGGAACAAACGATTTAATTCAATACTCAATGGCAGCAGATAGAATGAGTGAAAATGTTACATACTTATACCAACCATTTAACCCATCAATTTTAAGATTATTAAAATTGACAATAGATGGAGCTCATAAACATGGAAAATGAGCTGGTATGTGTGGAGAAATGGCTGGAGAACCAGACGCAGTTCCATTATTAATGGGATTAGGTCTTGATGCTTATTCAATGTCTGCAACAAGTATTACAAAAGCAAGAAG from Spiroplasma tabanidicola includes the following:
- the ptsP gene encoding phosphoenolpyruvate--protein phosphotransferase, with protein sequence MSNKLNGIGASNGIAVASVYVLDEQPIVIPKKDATNLEQELELINSSIAKAKKDLESLQAIAKEKLGEEKAAIFEAHASILEDPAMAEEFTALIKEKNYNAARAIDEVSKKYIEMFGAMEDAYFKERAADVKDVTQRLIRYVLKMPVLDLASISSEVIIVAEDLTPSQTAQLNPKYVKGFACNVGGRTSHAAIMARSLEIPAVLGLRTILSTAKEGDVLAIDGSTGDVEINPSDKSVWEAKAKKFLEEKAELEQFKTKSTITKDGYDKFILEGNIGSPKDVAAVLENGGEGVGLFRSEFLYMDNDHFPTEEEQFEAYKKVVSDMNGKMTVIRTLDIGGDKKLSYFAFPEEMNPFLGYRAIRFTMDRKDIFRDQIRALLRASAFGPVGIMFPMIATIDEFVSAKKFTLECKAELEKEGVAVGKDLEIGMMVEIPAAAVNAENFAKHADFFSVGTNDLIQYSMAADRMSENVTYLYQPFNPSILRLLKLTIDGAHKHGKWAGMCGEMAGEPDAVPLLMGLGLDAYSMSATSITKARSIMSKLTLVETQELAKKALECETSSQVLDLVHKLMSDK